The following are encoded in a window of Bacteroidota bacterium genomic DNA:
- a CDS encoding ABC transporter permease has product MISYFERFVALRYLWRAQGRKEGKRFVRFITFMAIGGVAIGVTALLLALAIVRGFSNEIKGKIISFGAHIQLESFEDAPLQPVSGFIADLDSFANVIDVNAVVEEFALLRSTSEEIDGVSFRGVNRPPPALADKLIGGAFSFDENENSNPGVVIGSQLARLLSLEVGDEVAAYSMRQSGGTTSFFGVRPKVKEFYIAGIYETSFANFDELFVYTDIAVARALFGYNTEQASRLDLLLTDADDAASTAREIEDAMGYPIYARTVFQVFRQYFAWVNLQESIIPLIIGSITLVGAFNIIGTLLMILLEKTHEVGVLSSMGASPKMLRRLFLLLGLLIGAVGMIAGQVLALVLAVLQKKYAIIPLPEEAYYMKVAPIELHALDFVIVGAIALALCLLAAYIPARAASRIEPIRAIRFR; this is encoded by the coding sequence ATGATCTCCTATTTTGAACGTTTTGTTGCCTTGCGTTACCTGTGGCGTGCGCAGGGCAGGAAAGAAGGCAAGCGCTTTGTTCGCTTCATCACGTTTATGGCCATTGGTGGCGTAGCCATAGGTGTTACGGCCTTGCTGCTGGCGCTTGCTATTGTTCGAGGCTTTAGCAACGAGATCAAAGGGAAGATCATCAGCTTTGGTGCCCACATCCAACTCGAAAGTTTTGAAGATGCTCCCCTCCAACCGGTCAGTGGTTTTATAGCTGATTTAGACAGCTTTGCAAATGTTATAGACGTCAACGCTGTTGTAGAAGAATTTGCACTTTTGCGCAGTACTTCAGAAGAAATTGATGGCGTTTCATTTCGCGGCGTAAATCGCCCTCCGCCGGCATTGGCAGACAAGCTCATTGGTGGCGCCTTTTCCTTTGACGAGAATGAAAACAGCAACCCAGGTGTTGTCATTGGGAGCCAGTTGGCCCGGTTACTCAGCCTTGAGGTGGGGGATGAGGTTGCTGCCTATTCCATGCGACAAAGTGGCGGGACAACTTCGTTTTTTGGTGTGCGCCCGAAGGTGAAAGAGTTTTACATCGCCGGCATCTACGAGACCTCGTTTGCCAATTTTGACGAGCTGTTCGTGTATACAGACATTGCCGTCGCCAGGGCGCTTTTTGGCTACAACACTGAACAGGCTTCCCGGCTAGATCTGCTGCTCACAGACGCAGATGATGCCGCAAGCACGGCACGCGAAATTGAAGATGCCATGGGCTACCCGATCTATGCCCGAACGGTATTTCAGGTATTCCGACAATACTTTGCCTGGGTTAATCTGCAGGAGAGCATCATTCCGCTCATTATTGGCTCAATCACCCTCGTTGGAGCTTTTAATATTATTGGAACCCTGCTGATGATTCTCCTGGAAAAAACCCACGAGGTAGGCGTTTTGTCGAGTATGGGTGCTTCGCCAAAAATGCTCCGCCGGCTATTTTTGCTGCTGGGTCTTCTCATTGGTGCCGTCGGGATGATTGCCGGACAGGTGCTTGCCCTTGTGCTTGCTGTGCTGCAGAAGAAATACGCAATCATACCGCTACCTGAAGAGGCTTATTACATGAAAGTGGCCCCGATCGAGTTGCACGCGCTCGACTTTGTCATTGTAGGGGCCATTGCGCTTGCACTGTGCCTGCTTGCCGCCTATATTCCGGCGCGCGCTGCATCCAGGATTGAACCAATTCGCGCCATTCGATTTAGATAA
- a CDS encoding peroxiredoxin, translating to MSVQVGQAAPSVELYSEEKELFKLSDYQGKNVVLLFFPGAFTSVCTTELNTVSNDLADYGADTQVVGISTDSPFALGEFKKANGFAFPLLSDHDADVSAAYGAKFNRDFTPMKFDRISKRAAFVVGKDGNVVYAEVLDNPGEMPNLDAVKAAASN from the coding sequence ATGTCAGTTCAAGTAGGACAAGCGGCTCCAAGCGTCGAGCTGTATTCTGAAGAAAAAGAACTTTTTAAACTTTCGGACTACCAGGGAAAAAATGTAGTACTGCTGTTTTTCCCCGGTGCTTTTACCAGTGTTTGTACAACCGAGTTGAATACCGTAAGCAACGATCTGGCTGATTACGGCGCAGATACACAGGTTGTTGGTATCTCTACGGATTCACCTTTTGCCCTTGGTGAATTCAAGAAAGCAAACGGATTTGCTTTCCCATTGTTAAGTGACCACGATGCAGATGTTAGCGCTGCTTATGGTGCCAAATTTAACAGAGACTTTACGCCCATGAAGTTCGACCGGATTTCAAAACGCGCGGCGTTTGTTGTTGGCAAAGATGGCAATGTCGTTTATGCAGAAGTACTGGATAATCCTGGCGAAATGCCTAATCTGGATGCCGTAAAAGCAGCAGCCAGCAATTAG
- a CDS encoding MoaD/ThiS family protein, with protein MPAVNEHIAVQVLLFSMLREKLGRTSLEVSLEPGATGKDLLDQLCEQYTEICAYQQVVRLAVNASYVKDDVVLEAGDEVALITPVSGG; from the coding sequence ATGCCGGCTGTAAACGAACATATCGCTGTTCAGGTGCTGCTTTTTAGTATGCTGCGCGAAAAGCTCGGGCGTACCTCCCTGGAGGTGTCGCTCGAGCCTGGCGCAACAGGCAAAGACCTGCTGGATCAGCTCTGCGAGCAGTACACAGAGATTTGTGCGTATCAACAAGTGGTCCGGCTCGCTGTAAATGCGAGTTATGTAAAAGATGATGTTGTGCTTGAAGCTGGCGATGAAGTGGCATTGATCACACCGGTTAGTGGAGGGTGA